Genomic DNA from Shouchella patagoniensis:
CATGCGACGCGTCTATTTAACTATGAACATGTATATGCCTAGTTGGATCACATACTCTCTCTGTCCTGTATCAGACCGGACAACAAAAGAAAGCAATTGGTTTTCGAACCGTTATGGCCGCAAGCGGGTCGAAACTGAAGCGACCAAGCTAATCGATTATACACGAAGAGGGGCAATTGCTGACGAAGAGTTAAAACTGATTTAATCTCGTCAGTTTATCCTCTTCTTTTCTTTAAATACCCTCTTCCGTTCTTCCATAGGACACGCAAATTCCCCTCCTCTATTAGAAGAAAACGTCAATTCCTTTGTCCTTATTTTTTTCATAGATATCACAACGATAGCGCTCTTCCATACCGGGCGCCGTCAAATACTGTAAGATCATCTCGAGCGTATTTGGTTTTTTGCTTTATGATGAAATCCTTTGATATTCATTTCAACAGTACGTCGTTTACAACGCCAAAAAACACTCCTTGTACAAGGAGTGTTTAAACGAAAGCTTCTTAGCGCGTATAATACATTAATGCAATCGCACCTGGACCTGTATGCGTACTAATAATAGGAGACGTTTCCATGATCGAGAAATTAAAGTCATCGCGCACCTGCTTCAAGCTATCCAGGACTTGCTTACTAAAACGTTCTGCTTCAATATGGGCAATGCCTATATACCCAATATCTGAACCTTCCGTTTCCGTCTTAAATTTATCCGTTAAGAATTCAACCACTTGCTTATACGAGCGCTTTGTTGCAACAGGCGTATATGCCCCTTCCTTAATAGCGGCAATTGGCTTAATCTTCAAAAGTGAACCAAGTAACGCTTTTCCTTTACCGATTCGTCCACCTTTTGCCAAGTATTCTAGCGTATCAACCACAATATACAATGAAGTGTTAGCACGGATTTGCTCAATCTCTTTAAGAATATCTTCTATTGATGCGTCAGCTTCTGCCATTTCAGCAGCCCGTTTAACTTGAAATGCTAATGCGGTTGAAATAAATTCAGAATCAACAACAGTCACGCCACTACCAATTTGATCCGCTGCCATTTGTGCAGATGTAACTGTACCGCTCATTGCACTTGTCATATGAATGGAAAGAACATGGGAATCGGGCTCCGCAAGCAGCTCTTCATAAACACGGATAAATTCCCCAACTGGCGGCTGAGAGCTTTTTGGTAACTCTTCGCTTGTTGTGAGTAAGTGAGCAAACTCTTTTTTACTAATATCAACACCATCTAAATAAGTGGTGCCTCCTATATTAATCGACAACGGAACGACCGTAATTCCAAGTGCATTCAATTCGGCTTGATCGAAATCACAGGTAGAATCCGTTACAATTTTAATTTTCGTCATGGAAGCCTCCTTCTAACTAATTTACTTTTTTCTACTCCCATACGTTACAGGCATTTATGCTTGTAGTATGACATAGCAGGAAAGCGATGTAAACGCTTCCTAAACTAGCAGAATAATAATAATACACTGTATTTCCATAATTGTTTGTGCAATGTTGAAACTCATTGATTCTCTTACTGTAACATGACTTAAGTTGAATACCAAAGCAAATCCATTGGTGTCATTAGCTTTACCTAAATTTTAGAAAAAGCCCTCTCTTACATAAAAACAAGACCTTCATCTTGTTATTTATTGATGTGCGAATAGAAGATACGTTTCTTTCTCCACACTCCCGGCATACACTTCGCTTTCCGCGGGCGACGGATGAGCCTCACAGCGTAGCCGTGGGTCTCATCATCATCTTTTCTCCCGCAGAGTCTACGTGTATGCCGTCCGCTAGTTGCAGATCCCTATAGTATAAAAATTTAAAACAAATTGGTTACAGAAAAGAGTTGCCGTCCGTTTTACATAACGCATGTGTGTTGCTAAGCAAGGCCCGCGGTTCGATTGTACAGCCTGTAAATATCCATGATAGTCAATGCCCCACTCACTTTGATCGGTTAAAAAACCATTCGTGACCCCACATACTTTTACTCCAAAAACAACAATTAAGTCAAATAGAACATAAAATAAGCCAATCTGCATTTTTCGTAGATTGGCTTTACGTTTTTTGTTTATTCTTCGTCAAGAGACAGGCCGTCGACATGCTTTCTTGACATCGTATTTTTTGTTTTGCGGTACTCTTTGCTCTTAAAGATAATGTCAAAATCGTAGTCTGCCGGATACAGCTCACTTGCCGATATCGCTAGCTCGAGCCGCTTATGGTTCACCGTTTTCTTCTCGCCTTTTATTTGCACCACATAGTTCCCCGATCCGTCCGGACCCGTATAAACAATCGCGGTCTCTCCAGTTGCTGCCACTGTTACATTGTCACCTTGACTAAATGCTTTTACCGTGTCTTCGGTACCTTTTCTTTTTTTCGTTGATCGCACGTATTTATTGATAATCACCTGGCGTTTGTAGTCGTCATGATTCAGTTGGTCTTTGCTGAACCGATCTGTATAAACAGACGCTTCTTTATAAGCCACTTCATGAGCGCGTTCAACCATCGATGGATGCATGCCTAACTTTAAAGCAATATCAAATGCTTGGCTTTTCCCTGTTTTTCCGAGGAGTAGCCTGTACGTTGGGGCAAGAGTTTCCAAATCAAACTCCATTGATGCATTAAGAAAACCTGACGTCGTATGAGCGAATTCTTTCATTTCGCTATAATGGGTTGTCGCAAACAACGTTGCACCCTTTTGATACAATTGCTCTAAAATGACAATAGCAAGTGCCATTCCTTCTGCTGGGTCGGTACCTGACCCAAGTTCATCAATCAAGACAAGAGACCGGTCATTTGTCTGGCGCATGATCTCGATAATGTTGACCATACGTGAACTAAATGTGCTTAAATTATCAGTAATGCTTTGTCCATCACCAATATCAACAAACACTTGACCGAAAAGAGCCGTTGAGCTTCCTTTTTCAACCGGTATTGGTAGACCTGATTGTGCCATGAGCGTTAACAGCCCTATTGTTTTTAGAGTGACTGTTTTTCCGCCAGTATTCGGACCCGTAATGACAAGCGCACGTTCGTTTTCACCAAAGCGAATGGAAAGCGGGACTGCATTTTTACCCAGCATTGGATGACGTGCTTGTTTTAAGTCAATATGATACGCCTCATTTACAGTCGGGGCGATCGCATCAATTGCCTGGCTGTACTTCGCTTTTGCAAAAAGCACATCATAGTGGTGCATCACTTCAATTGCAATCTGAATTCCATATTCATAGGAGAGCAACTGTTCAGTTAGCTCATATAAAATTCGTTCAACCTCTGCTTCTTCTGCCATTTTCATAATCGAGATTTCTTCTTGAAGATCGCTTAATACGGTGGGTTCCATAAACAGTGTTGAACCAGAAGAAGACGCGTCAAGCACCGTTCCATCTACTTTTGCGCGATACTCCTTTTTGATCGAAAGCACAATACGGCCATTTCTTTCCGCTGAGGTCTTATCTTGTAAATAAGGTGTGTAGCGTTTGTTTTTCACAAGGCTTTGCGCCTTGTCTTTTAACTTATCTCGTAACGTCACCAACTGGCGTCGCAAGTACGCAAGATCACTTGATGCATGATCATCGATTTGCCCGTGACGTAAGCAACCAGCAATTGCTGTTTCAAGTGGCTCCATCTCTTCAATTGAAAAAGCATAACTCGAAACCACAGGCGCAATTCCTTCTTTGTCTTTCATAAACGCCTTTAATTTACGACAATGATCTAGGAATGATAGCACGTGCACGAACTGATCGGCACGGACGTACAATCCTTTTTTTGCCTGCTCTAAATACTGATCGATCTCTCCAAGACTATGGATTGGCACACTCCCACTTCTAGTAAGGATACCAAGCGCTTCAGTAACCTCCGCTAATTTCTGTTCAACTTGTTTTCTGTCTTGTAGAGGTTGAAGATCGATTATTGTTTGCTTCCCGGCCTCGGTGCGGGCGTAAGACGCCATTTCAGTTAAAATATCATGAAAGCCTAGTGCTTCAAATGCTTGTTGATTCATTTTCATTTTCCCTCCTAATTTTTCCTGGCCTCCATAAACGCATGCCTAGACGACAAAAAAGCCGCCATGAACAAAGCGCTCATGACGGCAGGGTATACGTATGGTGAGAGGCGCTGATCACGGTTTTTTAAATACAAAAAAACCATGACACCTCTGCCATAGCAATAACTTCCCTTTTGGCTATGATGCGTGTTCTTAACTGATACCAACATGCGCACAAATAAACAAACGTCGCTTCACCACGTTTTTTTGCATGTAGGCTATCCAATTTGTTGGATTAGTTAAGAACAACCAGATACATAAAAAGATCTCCTTTTAAAAGGGAATAATTGATTTCACACTTATCTTATGAAATGAGGAGTTATTTGTCAATGGTACTTCATATAGAGAAAGAACAATTAATTATTCCATCTCCCCATGACAACAGTATGGTAATAATGACCATCTGAAAGCTTTTTATCATTTTCTAAAATACCTTCAATCTTAAAACCAAACTTTTTATAAAGATTTATCGCTGGAGCGTTTGTTTCTAGAACACTTAACGTTATTTTTTTTATTCCGATTGCATCAGCCCATGCAATCGATTCTTTTAGAAGGTTTGTTCCAATACCGAAGCCCCAATAATCTTTTAAAACACCTACTCCAAACTCTACTTTATGGGCAAATCTTTTTAATTGATTTCCTTCGCATCTTGAAAAGCCAACAATGTTCTCGTTAACTGTTGCAACTAGAAAAAGGTTTTTTAGATCTTTCGAGTCTGTCTTAATTAATTGCTCAAAATCACTTGTATCTAAGTATGCTTCCCCTTTTTCTCTATTTAGATTTTGTGTTTCACCATCAATCTGCAATCTAATTTCAGATAAATTTTTTGCATCTTTATTACTAGCAGGTCTTATGATGAAGCAGGTCCCGTTCACATTAAATGTCTTCTGAAGAACAACCATCTCACTTACCTCCTTGTTAGTTAGTTGCCATGTAGTTCAAGGACTTATGTAAAAATCCTCGGCTTGATCTAGAAATCCCTTTAGCTTGATTCTGCCTAAGAACAAGAAAAAAGCACGGTTCGGCACAATGCCGAACTCATGCTCATCTTTTATCCTTTTCGTACTACTTTTGCTTTTAAACCCATCAATAGTTCATACACAATTGGTACGATAACAAGTGTTAACAATGTCGAACTTGTTAATCCGCCGATTACTGTAATACCAAGACCTTTTGAAATGAGCCCGCCGCCTTCTAATCCAAATGCAAGTGGTAGAAGCGCCCCAATTGTTGCTAATGCCGTCATTAAGATCGGACGTAAACGAGTTGTGCCCGCTTCAAGCAACGCATCTCGAGTAGAGAGTCCTTCTTTTTCTTTATGAATGACGCGGTCGATTAGCACGATTGCATTCGTGACAACAATACCGATAAGCATCAGTACACCAATTAATACCGAAATACTAATCGTTTCACCTGCAATGAGTAGACCAACAATCGATCCAATCGCAATAAATGGTAAGGAGAACAAGATCGCAAATGGAGCTAGGCCACCACCAAATGTAACAACTAAAACAAAGTAAACAATTGCAATTGCTGCTAGCATAGCTAAACCAAGTTGTGTAAACGATTCTTCAATATCAGCTGTAACGCCACCAATTTGCGTAGTGACACCATCTGGAAGCTCTAACTCATTAACGTCATCCATAATGGCCGCCGATACACTAGACACATCTTCAGACAAGATCTTGGCAGAAGCTTCTGCATAAACCTGACCTTCTCGTCTTGTAATCGTTGATGAAGTTGTTCCTTCTTCAATGGTTACAAGGTCCGAAATCGGTACTTCTGTTCCGAATTGAGTCTGTACCGTTACATCTGTTAATTCATCAATATTATCATACTCTTCTTCATCGGTTGCGATGATTACATCTAAGTCTACTCCATCTTCAACAACC
This window encodes:
- a CDS encoding DegV family protein; amino-acid sequence: MTKIKIVTDSTCDFDQAELNALGITVVPLSINIGGTTYLDGVDISKKEFAHLLTTSEELPKSSQPPVGEFIRVYEELLAEPDSHVLSIHMTSAMSGTVTSAQMAADQIGSGVTVVDSEFISTALAFQVKRAAEMAEADASIEDILKEIEQIRANTSLYIVVDTLEYLAKGGRIGKGKALLGSLLKIKPIAAIKEGAYTPVATKRSYKQVVEFLTDKFKTETEGSDIGYIGIAHIEAERFSKQVLDSLKQVRDDFNFSIMETSPIISTHTGPGAIALMYYTR
- a CDS encoding endonuclease MutS2: MNQQAFEALGFHDILTEMASYARTEAGKQTIIDLQPLQDRKQVEQKLAEVTEALGILTRSGSVPIHSLGEIDQYLEQAKKGLYVRADQFVHVLSFLDHCRKLKAFMKDKEGIAPVVSSYAFSIEEMEPLETAIAGCLRHGQIDDHASSDLAYLRRQLVTLRDKLKDKAQSLVKNKRYTPYLQDKTSAERNGRIVLSIKKEYRAKVDGTVLDASSSGSTLFMEPTVLSDLQEEISIMKMAEEAEVERILYELTEQLLSYEYGIQIAIEVMHHYDVLFAKAKYSQAIDAIAPTVNEAYHIDLKQARHPMLGKNAVPLSIRFGENERALVITGPNTGGKTVTLKTIGLLTLMAQSGLPIPVEKGSSTALFGQVFVDIGDGQSITDNLSTFSSRMVNIIEIMRQTNDRSLVLIDELGSGTDPAEGMALAIVILEQLYQKGATLFATTHYSEMKEFAHTTSGFLNASMEFDLETLAPTYRLLLGKTGKSQAFDIALKLGMHPSMVERAHEVAYKEASVYTDRFSKDQLNHDDYKRQVIINKYVRSTKKRKGTEDTVKAFSQGDNVTVAATGETAIVYTGPDGSGNYVVQIKGEKKTVNHKRLELAISASELYPADYDFDIIFKSKEYRKTKNTMSRKHVDGLSLDEE
- a CDS encoding GNAT family N-acetyltransferase, whose protein sequence is MVVLQKTFNVNGTCFIIRPASNKDAKNLSEIRLQIDGETQNLNREKGEAYLDTSDFEQLIKTDSKDLKNLFLVATVNENIVGFSRCEGNQLKRFAHKVEFGVGVLKDYWGFGIGTNLLKESIAWADAIGIKKITLSVLETNAPAINLYKKFGFKIEGILENDKKLSDGHYYHTVVMGRWNN